TAGTAGACAAAGAAAAATACCAAATCCGAAAAAAGATATAATACACCTAAGGGTAAATAGCTAATTAGTTTTATAAAGCCATAAACAATATAGGATAGAATTTTGATCATGAATCTTTAAAATTTATTTGAGCATGTATTTTTGGACTACTGATTTAAATTCATTGTGAACCAAATCATTGGACGCTATAATTTCTTTACCAAAAATATAATTTGTTTCGCCTTTAAAATCGCAAACTTTACCACCAGCCTGTTTTACTAAAAATGAACCTGCGGCAACATCCCATGCCTGAAGGCTGTATTCGTAAAATGCTTCGAATCTGCCACAGGCAACATAGGCTAAATCGGTGGCAGCTGACCCTGGGCGACGAACTCCATGCGAATTAATAATAAAATATTCCAGACTCGCCATAAAACTTTTTAACTGATCGTAGTCGTAATACGGAAAACCAGTTGCAATTAAGGAAGTATCAACGGTTTCTGCATTTGAAACATGAATAGGATTGCCATTAAGAAATGCATTATCAGCACCTTTCCAGGAGTAAAAGCATTCGCTTAAGCTGATTTCGTAGACAACACCAAGAACAATTTCATTTTTGTCTTGTAAAGCAATGCTAACGGCAAAAGGTGAAAGCCCATGAATATAATTTGTGGTTCCGTCAAGCGGATCAATAATCCAATTGTAACGATCCGATTGATAGGTCTCGGTACCTTCTTCGGCAATAAATCCTGCGTCGGGAAGAATTTGTTTAAGCTCCTTAACGATCATTTCTTCGGCAGTTTTATCAACGTAAGTTACAAAGTCGTGTAAGCCCTTGCTTTCAATTACATTTGCTTTTATATTACTTTGTTGATTTTTAATAAAGGCACCCGCTTTTATGGCTATTTCTTTGGTCTTTAAACACAAATTTTCCAGTTCATTCATTTTATTGAATAATTGGTTTAAAATTAAATTCATTTTTGTTAATTAACTCGGCATCAACATGAGCTTTATCGTTAATTTGCAATAGCTTAACCATTGTTAATTGGTTGCTTAAATTTATATTGTAAGGAATTTCAACTTTAATGTAGTTTTTTGTAAATCCGTACATTTTTCCATGATCGTTATATCCTTCGAAAAGCACTTCCATATTTTCGCCTAAATAATGCTGATAGAAAGATTTGAGTTTTTCTTCGGAAAGCATTTGAAACATTTTAGCTCTTCGTTTTCTTTCTGGTACAGGAACACTTTCTTTTATTTCAAGAGCTTTGGTTCCCTGTCTTTCCGAGTATGGAAAAACATGAAGCTGACTAATTGGTAAATCTTTAATAAAATTGTAGGCTTCATTAAAGTCGTCTTCATTTTCACCCCGGCTGCCAGCAATTACATCAACACCAATAAATGCATCGGGTACAAGAGATTTAATTTTTTCGATACGCTGAGCAAATAGTTCTCTGTCGTATCTTCTTTTCATTAACTTAAGTACTTTATTCGATCCGGCTTGCAGAGGAATATGGAAGTGGTTTACAAATTTTTCAGAACCTGCAACGTATTCAATTATTTCGTTGCTTAGTAAGTTTGGTTCTATTGATGAAATTCGAAATCTCTCAATTCCTTTTACCTTGTCGAGTTCTTTTATTAAATCGATAAGTGATTCGTTAGTGCTTCGGCCAAAGTCTCCTATATTAACTCCGGTTAATATTATTTCTTTTGCACCTTTTTCTGCAACTTTTTCGGCTTGTTTAACTGTATCGGCAATACTATTGTTTCTGCTTCGTCCCCGAGCATAAGGAATTGTACAATAGGTGCAAAAATAATCGCAGCCATCTTGTACTTTTAAGAAGCAACGAGTTCTGTCACCCATTGAGTAAGAGGTGTGAAAATCTTTTACCGATCCTACTTCGCAAGGATGCAGTTCTCCACTTCCTTTTTTCTCTAGGTGATCGATGTATTTATGGATGTTGAATTTTTCATTTGCACCCAAGACCAAATCAACACCTGATATTTTAACAATTTCTTCAGGTTTAAGTTGTGCATAACAACCTATAACTGCAATAAATGCATTTGGGTTGGTTTTTATAGCTTTTTTAATGGCTTGTCGGCATTTTTTGTCGGCATGATCGGTTACCGAACAAGTGTTGATAACATATATATCAGCTTTTTCTGTAATCTTAACCGTTTCGAATCCCATTTCTTTAAAAGATCTTCCTATGGTTGAGGTTTCAGAAAAATTTAATTTACATCCTAGTGTATAAAATGCAACTTTTTTTCCTTGCAACATATCTTTTCCCTTCTGCAGATTTTTGATAAAAAAAGAACCATTTCAAAATGAATTGAAATAGTTCAAATTATCTAAACTAATTAGGATACAAACTTACAAAAAGAATTAGGTTTTTAACTAATCAAAGACTTGTTAGTCTTATATTCTTTATAAAGCTGATGTACAATACCGTCGGTAACACCAATTTTAGGGACATGAATTTTTTCTGCTTTCGACCATTCCATAACACTTAAGAAGATAGTTGCAGCAGGAATGATAACATCGGCTCTGTCGGGATTCATATCATAATTTATCATTAATTCGTCTTGTGAGTTTTTCTTAAGATCATTAAAAATTGTATTTAATTCTTTATAACTAAGGTATTTCTCTTTTTTTGGAGTTGCTAGTTTTACCAAGCGATTAATGTTACCTCCTGATCCAATAATTTCAATGTCTTCACAATTCGGACAAATATCAAGAAGACATTCTTTTATTCTGATAAATTCTCCAGGAGGAACACAATTTTTAAGAATTTTAATTGTTCCCACGTTAAAGGATGCTGAGAAGGTGCAAATTCCTTTTGAGAATAGTGTTATTTCGGTACTTCCACCACCAACATCAACATATAAATAGTCTTTATTTGAATCTAATTTATCTGCAATTTTATTGTCGAAAATAATACTTGCTTCTTCTTTTCCGTTTATGATATCTATTTTAATGTTTGCCTCTTTTTGTATTCGATCGATAATTTCTGCTCCATTAGAAGCTTCTCTCATTGCCGAAGTAGCACATGCTCTATAGGTAACAACTTCGTGTACTTCCATAAGATTACTAAATGCTTTCATCGACTTTACCAATTTCTCAGCTTTAGCAGGAGATATAAATTTATCGATGAATGTATCTGTTCCTAAACGAATAGGCACACGAATTAACGATGATTTTTTAAAGTGCGTATTCCCGCCTTTTTCAAAAACATTCATAAATAAGAGTCGTATTGCGTTGGATCCTATATCTATGGCGGCAAATTTTTTAATTTTCATACGCGGTATAGTTTAATTGAAATTTACTAATAATGATTTCATATTATATTTCAAATTAAAGTAAATTTAGGACTATTGCAACTCAAATTATTAGAGTAGGTTACTTGCTAGTTCAGCCAGATGACTTCTTTCCCCTTTTACCAAATTTACATGAGCGAAAATATCCTGACCTTTCATTCTATCAGATAAATATGCCAATCCGTTCGATTTTTTATCCAGATAAGGGGAATCAATTTGTTCAATGTCTCCAGTAAATATCATTTTTGTTCCTTCTCCTGCTCTAGTAATAATTGTTTTTATTTCGTGAGGAGTAAGGTTTTGCGCTTCATCAACAATAAAAAATGTATTTGATAGACTTCTTCCTCTTATGTAGGCAAGAGGTGTAATTTGTAGTTTTTCGTCTTTTAATAATTCGTCTATTTTAAGATATTCTTTACTGTGAACATTAAATTTGTGTTTAATTACGCTTAAGTTGTCGAAAAGGGGTTGCATGTAAGGACCAATTTTATCGCTGGCATCGCCGGGTAAATATCCTAAATCTTTATTTGCCAAAGCTACAATTGGTCTTGCTAAAAATATCTGATCATATAAATCAATTTGAGATAATGCAGTGGCCAATGCTAATAAAGTCTTACCAGTTCCGGCCCTACCTGTTAAGGCTACTAATGAAATGCTTGGATCTAATAGGGCATGCATAGAAAATGTTTGTTCTGCATTGCGGGGGAAAATTCCATAAGCGTTGGGTTTCTCAACTCTGCTTACCATATTATCAATAGGATTGTAGTGAGCTAATGCGCTTGACGATGTTCCTTTTAAAATATAATATTCATGACCAGAAGGCTTTCTTTTACTAAAAATATTTTCGGATATGCCTGTGTTGGATTTATATAGAGATGAAATTTTAGCATCATCAACGTTTTCGATAATAGTAATGCCTAAGTTAAGTACATCGTCTAAATCCTGAACCTGGTCATTTTTATAATCTTCTGCAGGAATACCGAGCGACTTGGCTTTCATTCTTAAATTGATATCCTTAGATATTAGAATCACATTTTTGTCTTTGTTTTGTTTAAAAATGTATTCTGCAATGGCCAATATTCTGTGGTCGGGAATATTTTCATGAAAGGATGTTTTCATTGCAGGTGAAAATTCTTTTCCTGTTTCAATAAATAAATGTCCTAGGTCTTTGCCAAGATTAACACCATTTTTAAAGAGTTGATCTCCAGAAATTCTATCTAGTTCTCTACTAAATTCACGAGCATGAAAATTAATTTGATCATTTCCTTTTTTGAATTTATCTAGTTCTTCGAGAACAGTAATAGGAATTACCACATCATTTTCTTCGAAATTGTAAATGGAGTTAAAGTCGTGAAGGATTACATTGGTATCCAAAACGAAAATCTTTTTAAGTTTAGCCATATCGGGAATGTCTTAGAGGTTAATATCGACAAGCTTTGGGTCGATTTTCTTTTTAATAAAACTGCCTTTAATTGAACCGGTTAGACTTTTCTTTCTGAAATTATATTGCTAAAAAATAGCGTGTGTTTTTTGTGTTCAGTTTTTGGCAGTATTTTATACATTTAATTTAGCAAAAAATGTAGGAAAATTGTGCTTTCAAATAATTTTTTAAGAATTTTTATTGTTCTTTGCAAAATCATTAATATCAGTATCGATAAAAAAATGAATTATCAGGAAACAATAAATTATATGTTTACTCAGCTTCCGATGTTTCAAAGAACCGGAAAAGCTGCGTACAAGGCAAATTTGGATACAACTTTAGCTTTAGATGAGTATTTTAATCATCCACATAAAACTTTTAAAACCATTCATGTTGCCGGAACAAATGGAAAGGGATCTGTTTCGCATTCATTGGCGTCGGTATTACAGGAATCTGGTTTAAAAGTTGGTTTGTACACTTCTCCACATTTGAGGGATTTTAGAGAGCGTATTAAGATTAATGGACAAATGATTCCTGAATTGGAAGTGGTGGACTTTATTCAAAAGCATAAAAGTAAATTTGAAGATTTGCATCCTTCCTTTTTTGAGATGACAGTTGCTTTGGCTTTTGAGTATTTTTCTAAAGAGAAGGTAGATGTTGCTGTTGTAGAGGTTGGATTAGGGGGTAGGCTCGATTCTACGAATATTATTTCGCCGCTTCTTTCTGTAATTACGAATATTAGTAAGGATCATACCGCTTTGTTGGGAAATGAAATTACTGATATAGCCAAAGAAAAGGCAGGTATCATTAAAAAAGAAGTTCCTGTAATTATTGGAGAAAAGCAGAGTGAAATTTCAGCTTTGTTTGTAGAGATAGCAAGAGAGAGAGCAACCTGTTTAAGTTTTGCTGAAGATAAGTATAAGTTTATTTCATCTAATTGTAATGCTGATAAGCAAAAGTTGAGTTTTGAGTGTTTAGAGTCTAAGAATGTGATTGATATTGATTGTGATTTACTTGGTAATTATCAAATCAAGAATATTCGAACAGTTGTAAGTGCTTGTGACGAACTAATTAAAGTAGGTATTTGCTTGTCGGCAGATCATATAAAAAGAGGCTTGGCAAATATTGTTAGTAATACGGGTTTATTAGGGCGTTGGCAAACATTGCAGCAAAATCCAAGAGT
This genomic interval from uncultured Marinifilum sp. contains the following:
- a CDS encoding inositol monophosphatase family protein, whose protein sequence is MNLILNQLFNKMNELENLCLKTKEIAIKAGAFIKNQQSNIKANVIESKGLHDFVTYVDKTAEEMIVKELKQILPDAGFIAEEGTETYQSDRYNWIIDPLDGTTNYIHGLSPFAVSIALQDKNEIVLGVVYEISLSECFYSWKGADNAFLNGNPIHVSNAETVDTSLIATGFPYYDYDQLKSFMASLEYFIINSHGVRRPGSAATDLAYVACGRFEAFYEYSLQAWDVAAGSFLVKQAGGKVCDFKGETNYIFGKEIIASNDLVHNEFKSVVQKYMLK
- the mtaB gene encoding tRNA (N(6)-L-threonylcarbamoyladenosine(37)-C(2))-methylthiotransferase MtaB — encoded protein: MLQGKKVAFYTLGCKLNFSETSTIGRSFKEMGFETVKITEKADIYVINTCSVTDHADKKCRQAIKKAIKTNPNAFIAVIGCYAQLKPEEIVKISGVDLVLGANEKFNIHKYIDHLEKKGSGELHPCEVGSVKDFHTSYSMGDRTRCFLKVQDGCDYFCTYCTIPYARGRSRNNSIADTVKQAEKVAEKGAKEIILTGVNIGDFGRSTNESLIDLIKELDKVKGIERFRISSIEPNLLSNEIIEYVAGSEKFVNHFHIPLQAGSNKVLKLMKRRYDRELFAQRIEKIKSLVPDAFIGVDVIAGSRGENEDDFNEAYNFIKDLPISQLHVFPYSERQGTKALEIKESVPVPERKRRAKMFQMLSEEKLKSFYQHYLGENMEVLFEGYNDHGKMYGFTKNYIKVEIPYNINLSNQLTMVKLLQINDKAHVDAELINKNEFNFKPIIQ
- a CDS encoding PhoH family protein; this translates as MAKLKKIFVLDTNVILHDFNSIYNFEENDVVIPITVLEELDKFKKGNDQINFHAREFSRELDRISGDQLFKNGVNLGKDLGHLFIETGKEFSPAMKTSFHENIPDHRILAIAEYIFKQNKDKNVILISKDINLRMKAKSLGIPAEDYKNDQVQDLDDVLNLGITIIENVDDAKISSLYKSNTGISENIFSKRKPSGHEYYILKGTSSSALAHYNPIDNMVSRVEKPNAYGIFPRNAEQTFSMHALLDPSISLVALTGRAGTGKTLLALATALSQIDLYDQIFLARPIVALANKDLGYLPGDASDKIGPYMQPLFDNLSVIKHKFNVHSKEYLKIDELLKDEKLQITPLAYIRGRSLSNTFFIVDEAQNLTPHEIKTIITRAGEGTKMIFTGDIEQIDSPYLDKKSNGLAYLSDRMKGQDIFAHVNLVKGERSHLAELASNLL
- a CDS encoding folylpolyglutamate synthase/dihydrofolate synthase family protein, producing the protein MNYQETINYMFTQLPMFQRTGKAAYKANLDTTLALDEYFNHPHKTFKTIHVAGTNGKGSVSHSLASVLQESGLKVGLYTSPHLRDFRERIKINGQMIPELEVVDFIQKHKSKFEDLHPSFFEMTVALAFEYFSKEKVDVAVVEVGLGGRLDSTNIISPLLSVITNISKDHTALLGNEITDIAKEKAGIIKKEVPVIIGEKQSEISALFVEIARERATCLSFAEDKYKFISSNCNADKQKLSFECLESKNVIDIDCDLLGNYQIKNIRTVVSACDELIKVGICLSADHIKRGLANIVSNTGLLGRWQTLQQNPRVICDTGHNTAGIREIIEQISKTKYRNLKVVFGMVDDKNIDEVLSMMPKNAVYYFTKAAIPRALDEKELKLQGAKFSLNGGAYSRVKDALKAAIADSEPNDLVYVGGSTFVVAEVV